One genomic segment of Marinitoga sp. 38H-ov includes these proteins:
- a CDS encoding 2-oxoacid:acceptor oxidoreductase family protein encodes MKSFNIYLIGVGGQGIGLLSEVIIRAADKAGVNVRGVDTHGLAQRGGTVSSNIRIGENINSPLIMKGQADLVVALERHEALRGMNDYAKNGATVIYYDAVWQPLDVRLRKSKEIENTTIEEEAKRRNVNLIRVFLEDLTDARMQNMAVLATMSKNKLIPNVEKEHYLLAINDLLSGKLLENNLELFEKVFSL; translated from the coding sequence GTGAGGTTATTATCAGAGCTGCTGATAAAGCAGGGGTAAATGTAAGAGGTGTCGATACTCATGGTTTGGCTCAAAGAGGTGGAACTGTATCTTCAAATATTAGAATTGGTGAAAATATAAATTCTCCTTTAATAATGAAAGGACAAGCGGATTTAGTTGTAGCCTTAGAAAGACATGAAGCTTTAAGAGGAATGAACGATTATGCTAAAAATGGGGCTACAGTAATATATTATGATGCTGTATGGCAACCTTTAGATGTGAGACTGAGAAAGTCAAAAGAAATAGAAAATACAACAATAGAAGAAGAGGCTAAAAGAAGAAATGTTAATTTGATCAGAGTATTTTTGGAAGATTTAACTGATGCTAGAATGCAAAACATGGCAGTATTAGCAACTATGTCAAAAAACAAGTTAATTCCTAATGTAGAAAAAGAACATTATTTATTAGCAATTAATGACTTATTATCTGGAAAGTTATTAGAAAATAATTTAGAACTATTTGAAAAAGTTTTTTCATTATAA
- a CDS encoding XRE family transcriptional regulator, translated as MARDENIIGKRIEMLRKRKNLSREKLGAIIGIAGNSIYRIEAGYNLPSADVVIELSKFFDVPADYILGIDKSFGDQTGVNMKKIPVYEKVAAGVAGVAEPIDYPIDEIYIPLGSKGEFAVEVVGDSMEPEIKEGDYVIVDTNSFVESGDRVVAIINDGADALVKLYRKFMDGPAMLYSLNQKYDPIVLTEDLKWEIVGKVVSLYRRYR; from the coding sequence ATGGCAAGAGATGAAAATATAATTGGTAAAAGAATTGAAATGTTAAGAAAAAGAAAAAATTTATCTAGGGAAAAGTTGGGAGCAATTATTGGGATTGCTGGAAATAGTATATATAGAATTGAAGCTGGATATAATTTACCTTCAGCAGATGTAGTAATTGAACTTTCAAAATTTTTCGATGTCCCTGCAGATTACATTTTGGGAATTGATAAAAGTTTTGGAGATCAAACAGGTGTTAATATGAAAAAAATTCCAGTATATGAAAAAGTTGCTGCAGGAGTTGCAGGAGTTGCTGAACCTATTGATTATCCAATTGATGAAATATATATTCCATTAGGATCAAAAGGGGAATTTGCAGTAGAGGTTGTTGGTGATAGTATGGAACCAGAAATTAAAGAAGGTGACTATGTTATTGTAGATACAAATTCTTTTGTTGAATCTGGAGATAGAGTTGTTGCAATTATTAATGATGGTGCAGACGCTTTAGTTAAACTATATAGAAAATTTATGGATGGACCAGCAATGTTATACAGTTTAAACCAAAAATATGATCCAATTGTTTTAACTGAAGATTTGAAATGGGAAATAGTTGGTAAAGTAGTAAGTTTATATAGAAGATATAGGTGA